A stretch of the uncultured Desulfobacter sp. genome encodes the following:
- a CDS encoding ArdC-like ssDNA-binding domain-containing protein, whose translation MSKYQDQLNDFSKRVLEAIEKCDAPWQKPWEEGRLLELPKNLTTDQNYKGVNLINLAMSGYNDPRWMTFNQAKDMNCFVKKGQKASKGFFYSPARLEKELDDKGKPVLDENGEEKITKVNRPVFKTFSVFNATQIDGVEEYKHPEPAWTPEDKAEKLISAANVEITGSQLDKAFYNFLTHSIETPDKSQFDDKSKYYSTVFHELAHATAHKSMMDRGVDYADKDSRAKEELRAEISSWLVCSQIGIGYSAESKESNKAYVSSWLKAIKPEDRAKELGFAMKDAEKIAEYLMGLDLEKGKTTKKEADIPQESSPLVKKDAERLQAKADQYRTDHKDLFSYTEKITVAMSNPDLFDDLMPDHYKSDPVSAFNKELDDSQREIVTYLKNIVPSFERSEPSPSPQEPASFGDPERKQHLSKNSQTELDGERVYINVPYSEKDEAKALGAKWDKQEKSWFVKPGADQAPFQKWLEPAREIQLDMNKVTAQFQDQASRLGLKIDSPQADGKLHRVPVDGDKGGKKSGAYTLYPDGRPAGFIQNHKTGEKANFKYEGELGKTVITSGNKQARAAEREEDHAAAAKKAFGIYINAEKTTSHPYLTDKKINGDKEYRVDKNNRLIVPAKNLKTNKIESLQFIGEDGQKQFLTGGKKSGNAYTIGELDEQKPILLAEGFATGKTLNDVSHLPAVVCFDANNLENVAKQIRELMPTAELFICADNDHAKKNNVGVEKAQKAAKAVGAKVIIPKFTDESKKLGYTDFNDLAKCKMGKSRVQSQLKSQIKYLSKDKGVGLER comes from the coding sequence ATGAGTAAATATCAAGATCAGCTCAATGATTTTTCCAAAAGGGTTTTAGAGGCCATTGAAAAATGCGATGCGCCCTGGCAGAAACCGTGGGAAGAAGGCCGATTGCTGGAACTGCCTAAAAATTTAACCACGGACCAGAATTATAAAGGCGTAAACCTGATTAATCTGGCAATGAGCGGTTACAATGATCCCAGGTGGATGACGTTCAACCAGGCTAAAGATATGAATTGCTTTGTCAAAAAAGGGCAAAAAGCTTCCAAAGGATTTTTTTATTCACCTGCCAGATTGGAAAAAGAGCTTGATGATAAAGGAAAGCCAGTCCTCGACGAAAACGGTGAAGAAAAAATTACCAAGGTCAATAGACCTGTTTTTAAAACTTTTTCTGTTTTTAATGCCACCCAGATTGACGGTGTGGAAGAATACAAGCATCCAGAGCCTGCCTGGACACCGGAAGATAAAGCAGAAAAACTGATATCCGCTGCCAATGTGGAAATCACCGGCAGCCAGCTTGATAAGGCTTTTTATAATTTTTTAACCCATTCCATTGAAACGCCGGACAAATCACAGTTTGACGATAAATCAAAATATTATTCAACAGTATTTCATGAATTAGCGCATGCCACTGCTCATAAATCCATGATGGACAGGGGCGTTGACTATGCGGATAAGGATTCCAGGGCCAAAGAAGAATTAAGGGCGGAAATATCAAGCTGGTTGGTGTGTTCTCAAATCGGCATTGGATATTCTGCCGAATCCAAAGAGAGCAATAAAGCGTATGTTTCGTCCTGGCTCAAAGCCATAAAGCCCGAAGATCGGGCAAAGGAGCTTGGGTTCGCAATGAAAGACGCTGAAAAAATCGCTGAATACCTGATGGGGCTCGATTTAGAGAAAGGTAAAACAACAAAAAAAGAAGCGGATATCCCACAGGAATCAAGTCCTTTGGTAAAAAAGGACGCGGAACGATTACAGGCCAAAGCCGATCAATACCGTACAGATCACAAAGATTTGTTTTCGTATACGGAAAAGATAACTGTGGCCATGAGCAATCCCGATTTGTTTGATGATTTAATGCCCGACCACTATAAAAGTGATCCGGTATCAGCTTTTAACAAGGAACTGGATGATTCCCAGCGTGAAATTGTAACCTATCTAAAAAATATCGTTCCTTCCTTTGAGAGGTCCGAACCTTCCCCTTCCCCCCAGGAGCCTGCCTCTTTTGGTGATCCTGAACGAAAACAGCATCTATCTAAAAATTCGCAAACAGAGCTTGATGGCGAAAGGGTGTATATCAATGTGCCGTATTCAGAGAAAGATGAAGCCAAGGCATTAGGTGCAAAATGGGATAAACAGGAAAAATCCTGGTTTGTTAAGCCAGGCGCCGACCAAGCTCCTTTTCAAAAATGGCTCGAACCTGCCCGGGAAATCCAGCTTGATATGAATAAAGTAACCGCGCAATTCCAGGACCAGGCTTCAAGGCTCGGCCTAAAAATTGACAGCCCCCAGGCGGACGGCAAGCTGCACCGTGTTCCTGTTGATGGTGATAAGGGCGGCAAAAAATCCGGGGCATATACGCTTTATCCCGACGGCAGGCCTGCGGGGTTCATTCAAAACCATAAAACCGGGGAAAAAGCCAATTTCAAATATGAAGGGGAACTCGGCAAAACAGTCATTACATCAGGAAATAAACAAGCACGGGCAGCCGAGCGGGAAGAGGATCATGCTGCAGCAGCTAAAAAAGCGTTCGGCATTTACATCAATGCAGAAAAAACCACGTCCCACCCATACCTTACAGATAAAAAGATCAATGGCGACAAAGAATACCGGGTTGATAAAAATAACCGGCTGATTGTCCCTGCCAAGAATCTTAAAACCAACAAAATCGAATCCCTACAGTTCATCGGCGAGGATGGGCAAAAGCAGTTTCTGACCGGCGGGAAAAAATCGGGAAACGCTTATACCATAGGCGAACTCGACGAACAAAAACCCATACTGCTGGCTGAAGGCTTTGCAACGGGAAAGACCCTTAATGATGTGAGTCACCTTCCGGCGGTCGTTTGCTTTGATGCAAACAACCTGGAAAATGTGGCCAAGCAGATCCGGGAATTGATGCCCACCGCTGAGTTGTTCATTTGTGCTGATAATGATCACGCCAAGAAAAATAATGTGGGCGTGGAAAAAGCACAAAAAGCGGCCAAGGCTGTTGGTGCGAAAGTCATTATCCCCAAATTTACGGATGAGTCAAAAAAACTTGGGTATACGGATTTCAATGACCTGGCCAAGTGCAAGATGGGAAAGA